The Molothrus aeneus isolate 106 chromosome 30, BPBGC_Maene_1.0, whole genome shotgun sequence genome contains a region encoding:
- the TAC3 gene encoding tachykinin-3, whose protein sequence is MKNRPVLAVLLLLALPLTLARRAPAAPPGPALGMPVPEPLPWSPRGSPGAAAAAAALELLREEGAGPPAAPQKRDMHDFFVGLMGKRAAEPGPAAGRGGGSPAPRCSPGPPAPGEAPLRAA, encoded by the exons ATGAAGAACCGACCGGTGCTGgcggtgctgctgctcctggcgcTGCCGCTCACCCTCgcccgccgcgcccccgccgccccgccgggccccgcgcTG GGGATGCCCGTCCCGGAGCCGCTGCCGTGGAGCCCCCgcggcagccccggggccgccgccgccgccgccgcgctggAGCTGCTGCGGGAGGAGGGCGCCG GTCCCCCCGCGGCGCCGCAGAAGA GAGACATGCACGATTTCTTCGTGGGGCTCATGGGGAAGCGAGCAGCGGAGCCTGGGCcagcggcggggcggggaggcGGCAGCCCGGCCCCCCGGTGCTCCCCGGGACCCCCCGCTCCCGGAGAGGCCCCGCTGCGAGCGGCCTGA
- the ZBTB39 gene encoding zinc finger and BTB domain-containing protein 39, with product MGMRIKLHSTNHPNNLLKELNKCRLSETMCDVTILVGSRSFAAHKAVLACAAGYFQNLFLNTGLDAARTYVVDFITPANFEKILSFVYTSELFTDLINVGVIYEVAERLGMEDLLQACHSTFPDLESSAITKQPALSVGEGRAGVLSSTSSEQSHSLGDIRSGAEHFGPERNYLLHGDVVGSYKEDDRNAVGEASQALPLMHPQQPPKTEQESDAGQFTPVTGLGAQPGGNVMAQTTGSSCPQYKAQSNGDYSKGGFFPTDPSLDVSTGSNSCPSNSDHSKEQGFEQMDELQLEDLGEAELHFEDAGEELVPSEEVIELSDDSEEELAFESDSRDSKAMPCQVCKKVLEPNIQLIRQHARDHVDLLTGNCKVCETHFQDRNSRVTHVLSHIGIFLFSCDMCETKFFTQWQLTLHRRDGVFDNNIIVHPSDPLPGKVAVFGGGPGPELACAACGKPLAKDFQTVRSHLLEHVNLKSQTCGVCDQRHPSLCSLLWHALSHLGISVFSCSVCASSFVDRQLLEKHLAVHQHVEEALFQCHFCSQSFKLEAAYRYHVSQHKCGGSLDIRAGFGERLQPQGLPKRKLPEEFLSEDLALQNQPGNSKYSCKVCGKRFAHTSEFNYHRRIHTGEKPYQCKVCHKFFRGRSTIKCHLRTHSGALMYRCTVCGHYSSTLNLMSKHIGVHKGSLPPDFTIEQTFMYIIHSKEAEKNTDS from the coding sequence ATGGGCATGAGGATCAAGCTGCACAGCACCAACCACCCCAACAACCTGCTGAAGGAACTCAACAAGTGCCGCCTCTCCGAGACCATGTGCGACGTCACCATCCTGGTGGGCTCCCGCTCCTTTGCCGCGCACAAGGCCGTGctggcctgtgctgctggctaCTTCCAGAACCTCTTCCTCAACACTGGGCTGGACGCTGCCAGGACCTACGTGGTGGATTTCATCACGCCAGCCAACTTTGAGAAGATCCTGAGCTTTGTGTACACCTCGGAGCTCTTCACCGACCTCATCAATGTGGGGGTGATCTACGAGGTGGCGGAGCGGCTCGGCATGGAGGATCTGCTGCAGGCTTGTCACTCCACCTTCCCTGACCTGGAGAGCTCGGCCATCACCAAGCAGCCTGCTCTGTCTGTgggggaaggcagggctggggtgctgAGCAGCACCTCCTCGGAGCAGAGCCACTCTTTGGGGGACATCCGGAGCGGCGCGGAGCATTTCGGCCCCGAGCGGAATTATCTCCTGCACGGGGACGTGGTGGGAAGCTACAAAGAGGATGACAGGAATGCTGTGGGTGAGGCCAGCCAGGCTCTTCCCCTGAtgcacccacagcagcctccCAAGACAGAGCAGGAGTCTGATGCAGGACAATTCACTCCAGTCACGGGtctgggggctcagcctggtGGGAATGTCATGGCACAGAccactggcagctcctgccctcagTACAAGGCCCAGAGCAATGGTGACTACAGCAAGGGTGGCTTCTTCCCCACTGACCCCTCCCTGGATGTCTCCACGGGGAGCAATTCCTGCCCCAGCAACAGCGACCACTCCAAAGAGCAGGGATTCGAGCAGATGGATGAGCTCCAGCTGGAGGATTTGggagaggctgagctgcatTTTGAGGATGCTGGAGAAGAGCTGGTCCCATCTGAGGAAGTGATAGAGCTGAGTGATGACAGCGAGGAGGAACTGGCCTTCGAGAGCGACAGCCGGGACAGCAAGGCCATGCCCTGCCAGGTGTGCAAGAAGGTTCTGGAACCCAACATCCAGCTGATCCGCCAGCACGCCAGGGACCACGTGGACCTGCTCACAGGGAACTGCAAGGTCTGTGAGACCCACTTCCAGGACCGTAACTCCAGGGTGACCCACGTGCTGTCCCACATCggcatcttcctcttctcctgcgACATGTGCGAGACCAAGTTCTTCACCCAGTGGCAGCTGACGCTGCACCGGCGGGACGGGGTCTTCGACAACAACATCATTGTCCACCCCAGTGACCCCCTCCCAGGCAAGGTGGCTGTTTTTGGGGGAGGGCCCGGCCCTGAGCTGgcctgtgctgcctgtgggaaGCCCTTGGCCAAAGATTTCCAGACGGTCCGGAGCCACCTGCTGGAGCACGTGAACCTGAAGAGCCAAACGTGCGGCGTGTGCGACCAGCGGCACCCGAGCCTCTGCAGCCTGCTGTGGCACGCCCTGTCCCACCTGGGCATCTCTgtcttctcctgctctgtgtgtgccagcagctttgtggacaggcagctcctggagaagcacCTGGCCGTGCACCAGCACGTGGAGGAGGCTCTTTTCCAGTGCCACTTCTGCAGCCAGAGCTTCAAGCTGGAAGCTGCTTATCGCTACCACGTCAGCCAGCACAAATGTGGGGGCAGCCTGGACATCcgggcaggatttggggagcgcctgcagccccaggggctgcccaaGAGGAAGCTGCCCGAGGAGTTCTTGAGCGAGGATCTGGCGCTGCAGAACCAGCCGGGGAACAGCAAGTACAGCTGCAAGGTTTGTGGCAAGAGGTTTGCCCACACCAGCGAGTTCAACTaccaccggcgcatccacaccgGGGAGAAGCCGTACCAGTGCAAGGTGTGCCACAAGTTCTTCCGAGGGCGTTCCACCATCAAGTGTCACCTGAGGACACACTCGGGGGCCCTGATGTATCGCTGCACCGTGTGTGGCCACTACAGCTCCACGCTCAACCTGATGAGCAAGCACATAGGGGTGCACAAGGGCAGCCTCCCGCCAGATTTCACCATCGAGCAGACTTTCATGTACATCATCCATTCCAAAGAGGCTGAGAAAAACACGGATAGCTGA